From Heliomicrobium modesticaldum Ice1, a single genomic window includes:
- a CDS encoding helix-turn-helix domain-containing protein has protein sequence MDYLTAKQAAEKWNISPRRVQVLCEQGRVKGAVRLGWAWAIPKDAEKPRDARIKTKTEN, from the coding sequence ATGGATTACTTAACGGCAAAACAGGCCGCTGAAAAATGGAATATATCCCCGCGCAGGGTGCAGGTCTTATGCGAGCAGGGCCGAGTAAAAGGCGCTGTTCGCTTAGGTTGGGCATGGGCGATACCAAAGGATGCGGAAAAACCGAGAGATGCTCGAATAAAAACGAAAACCGAAAATTAA
- a CDS encoding restriction endonuclease subunit S encodes MKAAELRKSILQAAVQGKLVPQDIHDEPASVLLKRIRAEKERLVKEGKIKKEKPLPPISEDETPYDLPEGWVWCRLGELIQIAENNNIHKNLPENTLVNYVDIDAIDNKKYCIKDVKQIPVKSLSSRARRVLQKGFIVYSLVRPYLNNIAVVEDEKENYIGSTGFVVFKPIKIEINYFISFLLSPFVKTYYLSLLSGFNSPSVSQEDFLSTLFPLPPLAEQQRIVTKVNELMALCDELEAAEQELDALESRFEEYLPKSILQAAVQGKLVPQDIHDEPASVLLERIRAEKARLVKEGKIKKEKPLPPISEDEIPYDLPEGWVWCRLGDIIIQNIGGGTPSKQNLAYWNGNIPWASVKDLTGPILDKTRDCITELGLEESSSNLIPANSIIVCTRMGLGKIAINTIPVAINQDLRALIISRMNIDLRYIIAYYKTLSIRGEGTTVKGISIEELHNMLFPLPPLAEQQRIVAKANELMALCEEIKAVKTKPIEQRDTNKVIDFPAVKQDGQLQLAARGEISKKSSNELMQAIDEMFAEDE; translated from the coding sequence ATGAAAGCAGCGGAATTGCGTAAATCTATATTGCAGGCGGCGGTACAGGGAAAACTTGTGCCTCAGGATATACATGACGAACCGGCTTCGGTTTTGCTGAAGCGTATCCGTGCTGAGAAAGAGCGACTTGTTAAGGAAGGAAAGATTAAAAAAGAAAAACCTCTGCCACCTATTTCGGAGGATGAAACTCCTTACGACTTGCCGGAGGGATGGGTTTGGTGCAGGTTAGGAGAACTTATCCAGATAGCAGAAAACAATAATATTCATAAAAACTTACCCGAAAATACATTGGTAAATTATGTTGATATTGATGCAATTGATAATAAAAAATATTGTATAAAGGACGTAAAGCAAATCCCTGTCAAAAGTCTCTCGTCTCGTGCGCGAAGGGTGCTTCAAAAGGGCTTTATTGTTTATTCTCTCGTGCGTCCGTATTTAAATAATATTGCAGTGGTTGAGGACGAAAAAGAAAACTATATTGGCAGTACGGGTTTTGTTGTGTTCAAGCCAATTAAAATTGAGATAAATTACTTCATTAGTTTTCTTTTGTCTCCATTTGTCAAGACATATTATTTATCATTGCTTTCCGGGTTTAATTCGCCGAGTGTTTCTCAAGAAGATTTCCTGTCCACGCTGTTTCCCCTTCCACCTCTTGCCGAGCAACAGCGCATTGTTACTAAAGTAAATGAATTAATGGCATTATGCGATGAATTAGAGGCAGCTGAACAGGAACTGGATGCTCTTGAGAGCCGTTTTGAAGAGTATTTACCGAAATCTATCCTTCAAGCGGCGGTACAAGGAAAACTTGTGCCACAGGATATACATGACGAACCGGCTTCAGTTTTGCTAGAGCGCATTCGTGCTGAAAAAGCTCGTCTTGTGAAAGAAGGGAAAATAAAAAAAGAAAAGCCTCTACCTCCTATTTCAGAGGATGAAATTCCCTACGACTTGCCTGAGGGATGGGTTTGGTGCAGGTTAGGGGATATTATTATTCAAAATATTGGTGGAGGAACGCCTTCTAAGCAAAATTTAGCGTACTGGAATGGTAATATACCATGGGCGAGTGTAAAAGATCTCACGGGGCCAATATTAGACAAAACACGAGATTGTATAACTGAGTTAGGGTTAGAAGAAAGCTCATCTAACCTTATACCTGCCAATAGTATTATTGTTTGTACTCGTATGGGATTAGGTAAAATAGCTATTAACACAATTCCTGTGGCAATCAACCAAGATTTAAGGGCTCTAATTATTTCAAGAATGAACATTGATTTGCGATATATTATCGCATACTATAAAACTCTGAGTATCCGAGGTGAGGGTACAACAGTTAAGGGTATTTCGATTGAGGAATTACATAACATGCTTTTTCCCCTTCCACCTCTTGCCGAGCAACAGCGCATTGTTGCTAAAGCAAATGAATTAATGGCATTATGCGAGGAAATAAAAGCGGTAAAAACAAAACCCATTGAACAAAGGGATACTAACAAGGTTATAGACTTCCCGGCAGTAAAACAAGATGGGCAGCTCCAGTTAGCGGCTCGTGGAGAAATCAGTAAAAAGTCTTCCAACGAACTGATGCAAGCGATTGATGAGATGTTTGCGGAGGACGAGTGA
- the hsdR gene encoding EcoAI/FtnUII family type I restriction enzme subunit R translates to MDKRSLTEQEIRTRFITPAIKAAGWTDVQIREEYAITKGRIIARGGSYKRDKAKYADYVLFYKPHIPIAIIEAKDNNHTISDGMQQALGYAEQLRVPFVFTSNGDGFTFHNRNSEGSNRETILSISEFPSPETLWSMYKQYKGIDEKQEKVITEPYYVERPDKQPRYYQLNAINLTVESIVKGNNRVLLVMATGTGKTYTAFQIIWRLWKAGIKKRILFLADRNALIDQTYTNDFAPFKDKMTIIRHRHVDKSYEIYLAIYQGLTGEGDKDIFRQFSPDFFDLIVVDECHRGSAKADSEWREVLEYFKSATQIGLTATPKETKEVSNIDYFGEPVYTYSLKQGIEDGFLAPYRVIRVLLDKDAEGFRPYLGQTDRFGNIIEDREYNITDFDRELVLEQRTKVVAKVVSNYLKAHNARMDKSIFFCVDTEHADRMRQALINENSDFVKEDERYVMRITGDDDIGKKQLDNFRDVSSRYPVLVTTSKLLTTGVDIQTVKYIVLDTNINSMTEFKQIIGRGTRIREDLGKVFFTIFDFRDATRLFADPDFDGPCEQDDEYMPDENGNIHDSDSDSEFVREDPKDYTIDNDSESGKRKKYYVGDVEVSVLKQRVQYIDKNGKLITESLTDYTKRNVLSKYASLHDFLHVWNSAERKQAILDELAEQGVLIEELQEQIGHEFDPFDLLCHIAFDQPPLTRRERANKVKKRNYFAKYGEKAAAVLDALLDKYADSGISNIESLDVLKVNPIREFGTPQFIVNKIFGGKEKFKQAIRELEQELYVA, encoded by the coding sequence ATGGACAAGAGATCACTTACTGAACAAGAAATACGTACAAGGTTTATAACTCCGGCTATTAAAGCTGCTGGGTGGACTGATGTTCAAATCCGTGAAGAATATGCTATTACAAAAGGGCGAATTATAGCTCGCGGCGGGTCTTATAAGAGAGATAAGGCTAAATATGCAGATTATGTCCTTTTCTATAAACCACACATTCCCATTGCTATTATTGAGGCAAAGGATAACAATCATACAATATCGGATGGAATGCAGCAAGCATTAGGTTATGCCGAACAATTACGCGTGCCGTTTGTATTTACATCAAATGGTGACGGTTTCACTTTTCATAACCGCAATAGTGAAGGCAGTAATCGTGAAACAATTTTATCCATCTCTGAATTCCCCTCACCTGAAACACTATGGAGCATGTATAAGCAATACAAAGGTATAGATGAAAAGCAAGAAAAAGTTATTACGGAGCCTTATTATGTTGAAAGGCCTGATAAGCAACCGCGATATTATCAGCTAAATGCGATTAATCTCACTGTTGAATCTATTGTTAAAGGGAATAATAGAGTATTACTGGTCATGGCAACCGGAACCGGAAAAACATATACAGCATTTCAGATTATTTGGAGACTCTGGAAAGCGGGTATTAAAAAACGTATTCTATTTTTAGCAGACCGAAATGCGCTTATTGACCAGACTTATACTAATGATTTTGCTCCATTTAAAGATAAAATGACAATTATTCGCCATCGCCATGTGGATAAATCATATGAAATATACCTGGCTATTTACCAAGGGCTTACAGGTGAAGGCGACAAGGATATTTTCCGTCAATTTAGTCCTGATTTTTTCGATTTAATTGTTGTTGATGAATGTCACCGCGGCAGCGCCAAAGCTGACAGTGAATGGCGAGAGGTCTTAGAATATTTTAAATCTGCTACGCAAATCGGCTTAACGGCAACGCCAAAAGAAACGAAAGAGGTTTCTAATATTGATTATTTTGGGGAACCAGTCTATACATATTCGTTAAAACAAGGTATTGAAGATGGATTTTTAGCTCCATATCGGGTAATTCGAGTCTTACTTGATAAGGATGCCGAAGGCTTCCGTCCTTATCTTGGACAGACGGATCGTTTTGGAAATATTATAGAGGATCGTGAATATAACATTACCGATTTTGACCGGGAATTGGTATTGGAGCAACGTACTAAAGTGGTTGCAAAAGTGGTTTCCAATTATTTAAAAGCGCATAACGCTCGAATGGATAAAAGCATCTTTTTCTGCGTTGATACTGAACACGCTGATCGCATGCGGCAGGCACTAATTAACGAGAACAGCGATTTTGTAAAAGAAGACGAGCGCTATGTGATGCGAATAACCGGTGATGACGATATCGGAAAAAAACAGCTTGACAATTTCCGCGATGTGTCCAGCAGATATCCCGTTTTAGTAACAACGTCAAAATTGTTGACAACCGGCGTAGATATACAGACCGTCAAATATATTGTGTTGGATACCAACATCAACAGCATGACTGAATTCAAGCAGATTATTGGACGCGGCACCCGGATTCGCGAAGATTTAGGGAAAGTGTTCTTTACTATTTTTGATTTTAGAGATGCTACGCGATTGTTTGCCGATCCTGACTTTGACGGGCCCTGTGAACAGGATGATGAATATATGCCTGATGAAAATGGCAATATACATGATTCTGATTCCGATAGCGAATTTGTAAGAGAAGATCCTAAGGACTACACCATTGATAACGATTCGGAGTCTGGCAAACGTAAAAAATACTACGTGGGTGATGTAGAGGTATCTGTTTTAAAGCAAAGAGTTCAATACATCGATAAAAATGGGAAATTGATTACGGAATCTCTTACAGACTATACAAAACGAAATGTTTTGAGTAAGTATGCCTCGTTGCATGATTTTTTACATGTTTGGAACAGCGCGGAACGCAAGCAGGCCATTTTAGACGAGCTTGCTGAACAAGGCGTCTTAATCGAAGAATTACAGGAGCAAATCGGGCATGAATTTGACCCGTTTGATTTGCTGTGTCATATTGCATTTGACCAACCCCCTTTAACAAGGCGTGAAAGGGCAAATAAGGTAAAAAAACGAAATTATTTTGCTAAATACGGGGAAAAAGCGGCGGCTGTTTTGGACGCTTTGTTGGACAAATATGCCGATTCGGGCATTTCTAATATAGAGAGTTTGGATGTTTTAAAGGTAAATCCCATAAGAGAGTTTGGAACCCCTCAGTTTATTGTCAACAAAATCTTTGGGGGAAAAGAAAAATTCAAACAGGCTATACGGGAGTTAGAGCAAGAACTTTATGTCGCATAA
- a CDS encoding type I restriction-modification system subunit M, translated as MAISNTTKALKDIMRIDAGINGDAQYIEQIAWLLFLKAFDYKEQEWELEDDYVPVIPEQYRWRNWAEDDEGITGDALIEHVENMFRTLRNLDVSDGDPRKFLVRDVMEGVNNFMKSGTLLRQVINKINADINFDEVKTAHLFNGIYESMLKDLQSAGKAGEFYTPRPVTRFIVDKVNPQLGEIVLDPACGTGGFLTSVIDRFDIKTADEYRTLQKTIRGIEKKPFPFLLCVTNLIAHGIDVPLIRHDNTLRTPTTDYSLADKVDVIVTNPPFGGAEEKAISQSVPAELRNTETADLFLVHIMALLKDGGRCGMVLPDGFLFGTGVKAAIKKKLLEENNLHTIVRLPKDVFAPYTNINTNLLFFTKGKPTQGVWFYRLEMPQGYKHFSKTKPMLYEHFAPVRAWWNNRKESDVSQYVPVEDIIAAEYNLDFCGFPHETEEILPPDEFIAQYRNEKAILTERIESILAKIQIALAQEDVL; from the coding sequence ATGGCTATATCAAATACAACAAAGGCCCTGAAAGACATTATGCGTATCGATGCGGGGATAAACGGCGATGCGCAGTACATAGAACAGATTGCTTGGTTGCTTTTCCTAAAAGCATTTGATTACAAAGAACAGGAATGGGAATTAGAGGATGATTATGTTCCGGTTATTCCCGAGCAATATCGATGGAGAAACTGGGCTGAAGACGATGAAGGCATTACCGGAGATGCCCTGATTGAGCATGTAGAAAATATGTTCCGGACGTTGCGCAATTTGGATGTTTCAGATGGAGATCCACGAAAATTCCTTGTCCGTGATGTCATGGAAGGCGTAAATAACTTCATGAAATCAGGAACGCTTTTGCGGCAAGTTATTAATAAAATTAATGCTGATATTAACTTTGATGAAGTAAAAACCGCTCATTTATTCAATGGCATTTACGAATCCATGCTCAAGGATCTGCAAAGCGCTGGCAAAGCCGGGGAATTCTATACTCCGAGGCCCGTTACCAGATTTATTGTAGATAAAGTGAACCCTCAGTTAGGTGAAATTGTCCTTGATCCGGCATGTGGAACCGGCGGATTTTTAACCAGTGTCATTGACCGTTTTGATATCAAGACGGCTGATGAGTATAGAACATTGCAAAAAACCATTAGGGGTATCGAAAAGAAGCCTTTCCCCTTTTTACTGTGCGTCACTAACTTGATTGCCCATGGCATTGATGTGCCATTGATTAGGCACGACAATACCTTGCGTACGCCGACAACAGATTATAGTTTGGCTGATAAGGTAGACGTTATTGTTACCAATCCGCCTTTTGGAGGGGCGGAAGAGAAAGCCATTTCTCAGTCGGTGCCAGCAGAATTACGAAACACGGAAACAGCGGATCTGTTTTTAGTACACATCATGGCACTTCTTAAAGACGGCGGACGCTGTGGCATGGTTTTGCCGGATGGATTTTTATTTGGAACAGGCGTAAAAGCTGCTATCAAGAAAAAACTGTTGGAGGAAAACAATCTGCATACCATTGTTCGTTTGCCTAAGGACGTGTTTGCACCATATACCAACATAAATACAAACCTGCTTTTCTTTACAAAAGGGAAACCCACACAAGGCGTATGGTTTTACCGCTTGGAAATGCCTCAAGGCTATAAGCATTTTTCAAAAACAAAGCCGATGTTGTACGAGCACTTCGCGCCTGTGCGTGCATGGTGGAACAATCGTAAAGAGAGCGATGTTTCCCAATATGTTCCTGTGGAGGATATCATTGCGGCGGAGTATAATTTGGATTTTTGCGGGTTTCCTCACGAAACCGAGGAAATTTTGCCTCCGGATGAATTTATTGCGCAATATCGCAATGAGAAGGCAATTTTAACAGAGAGAATTGAAAGTATACTCGCAAAGATTCAAATAGCCCTGGCACAGGAGGATGTGCTATGA
- a CDS encoding response regulator transcription factor, which produces MAGEKIMIVDDEAVVHELLTHYLEREGFKVFSVYSGSHVLDKTAFHKPDLILLDILLPGLDGIEICHELRKKTDVPIIFITSRDAPHEVALGLGIGGDDYVKKPFNPVEVVARVRAQLRRFRKQCALQEDEPAVLAFGDLRINLFDRTVEMKGERVELTVKEYDLLLFLAQNPNRYFSSDQLIEAVWNHPRSISQKALMTHISNLRRKLGEDPDSPRYIATLKGVGYMFSSR; this is translated from the coding sequence TTGGCAGGCGAAAAAATCATGATTGTGGACGATGAGGCGGTTGTCCATGAGCTTCTTACCCATTATCTCGAAAGAGAAGGCTTCAAGGTGTTTTCGGTTTACAGCGGGAGCCATGTCCTGGACAAAACCGCCTTCCACAAACCCGACCTGATACTGCTGGACATTCTGCTGCCGGGGCTGGACGGCATTGAAATCTGCCATGAGCTCCGCAAAAAAACGGATGTACCCATTATCTTCATCACCTCAAGGGACGCTCCCCATGAAGTGGCGCTGGGGCTTGGCATCGGCGGGGACGATTACGTCAAAAAGCCCTTCAACCCCGTGGAGGTGGTGGCCAGGGTCAGGGCGCAGCTGCGCCGCTTCCGGAAGCAGTGCGCATTGCAGGAAGACGAGCCTGCCGTCCTTGCGTTTGGCGACCTGCGCATCAACCTGTTCGACCGTACCGTGGAGATGAAAGGGGAACGGGTGGAGCTTACCGTCAAGGAGTATGACCTGCTTCTTTTTCTGGCTCAGAACCCCAACCGGTACTTCAGTTCCGACCAACTGATCGAGGCGGTGTGGAATCACCCCCGGTCCATCAGCCAGAAGGCTTTGATGACCCATATCAGCAACCTGCGCAGAAAGCTGGGGGAGGACCCCGACAGCCCCAGGTACATTGCCACGCTGAAAGGGGTCGGCTATATGTTCAGCAGCCGCTAG
- a CDS encoding ImmA/IrrE family metallo-endopeptidase: MFNANTSTAKAKWVLETMGIKDVPAPYFDDIARQEKIKVKRRSLPSEKDFSGMLIYRGEKKGILINTYIENIGRQNFTFAHELGHYFLRHKPPYTLDGESSFRCSNQDMEVVDNYSSIEAEANQFAVELLMPELLFKPLLAGTVFDFTLMSSLANQFYVSKHACGNRILDFMKEPYILICSKGTSVTAIKCSNAAKRFGKVVKNIPTESHAYRAIQYEQNQKQFYLSPGSVWFGQLYSNIIVYECTRGNYEHDVSMTILKVEYYTNH; this comes from the coding sequence ATGTTTAACGCAAACACTTCGACGGCCAAAGCAAAATGGGTTTTGGAAACAATGGGTATAAAGGACGTTCCGGCTCCATATTTTGACGATATTGCGCGTCAGGAGAAGATAAAAGTAAAGCGACGTTCTTTGCCTTCAGAAAAGGATTTCAGCGGGATGCTGATATACAGAGGTGAAAAGAAAGGTATCCTTATCAATACATATATTGAAAACATCGGACGCCAAAACTTTACTTTTGCCCATGAGCTTGGCCATTATTTTTTAAGGCATAAACCTCCATATACATTGGATGGGGAGTCAAGTTTCAGATGCTCAAATCAAGACATGGAAGTTGTAGATAACTATTCTTCTATAGAAGCTGAGGCGAATCAATTCGCTGTCGAATTATTAATGCCTGAGTTGCTTTTTAAGCCACTTTTAGCAGGGACTGTTTTTGATTTTACCTTAATGAGTAGTTTGGCAAACCAGTTTTATGTATCAAAGCACGCGTGCGGGAACAGGATTTTAGATTTTATGAAGGAACCCTATATTCTTATATGCTCCAAGGGGACATCCGTTACCGCAATCAAATGCTCAAATGCAGCCAAGAGATTTGGGAAAGTAGTAAAAAATATTCCTACAGAAAGTCATGCATACAGAGCGATTCAATATGAGCAGAATCAAAAGCAGTTCTATCTTTCGCCTGGCTCTGTATGGTTTGGACAATTATATAGCAATATTATTGTTTACGAGTGCACTCGGGGAAATTATGAGCATGATGTATCTATGACTATTTTGAAAGTAGAGTATTATACAAACCACTGA